The following proteins come from a genomic window of Frankia casuarinae:
- a CDS encoding DUF397 domain-containing protein encodes MSVAPTGMPVPAVPRWRRPSTLDPTVPDAVEVALDGHRVLIRSSLGPSVRTTPGAFGDFVRAVKRGEYDDLLGEVA; translated from the coding sequence GTGTCTGTTGCGCCCACCGGCATGCCTGTCCCGGCCGTCCCACGATGGCGGCGCCCGTCCACGCTCGACCCGACGGTGCCCGATGCCGTCGAAGTCGCCCTCGACGGGCACCGTGTGTTGATCAGGTCGAGTCTGGGCCCGTCGGTGCGGACCACCCCCGGCGCGTTCGGGGACTTCGTCCGTGCGGTCAAGCGGGGCGAGTACGACGACCTGCTCGGCGAGGTGGCGTGA
- a CDS encoding GNAT family N-acetyltransferase translates to MTLHYGTPTVVTIPTVLTERLVLRGWKVVDLDPYAAMNADPETMRYLDGTFDRAGTERLVTHLIGMWAIRGHGMWAVEDRASGEFLGRAGTYFAQGWPGVEVAVSIRRDRWGQGLGTEAITAALDFGFAHLDVDELITATHQENAGMNMIARKLGMTFREIADVGPWKANNVHAISRASWAANRPEESKG, encoded by the coding sequence ATGACCCTCCACTACGGAACCCCGACCGTCGTCACCATCCCCACCGTGCTCACCGAACGGCTGGTGCTGCGCGGCTGGAAGGTCGTCGACCTCGACCCGTACGCGGCGATGAACGCGGACCCGGAGACGATGCGCTACCTGGACGGCACGTTCGACCGGGCCGGCACCGAGCGGCTGGTCACCCATCTGATCGGCATGTGGGCGATCCGCGGGCACGGCATGTGGGCGGTCGAGGACCGGGCCAGCGGGGAGTTCCTCGGCCGCGCCGGCACCTACTTCGCCCAGGGCTGGCCAGGCGTGGAGGTCGCGGTGTCGATCCGCCGCGACCGCTGGGGCCAAGGCCTGGGCACCGAAGCGATCACGGCGGCGCTCGACTTCGGGTTCGCCCACCTCGACGTCGACGAGCTGATCACCGCAACGCATCAGGAGAACGCGGGCATGAACATGATTGCCCGCAAGCTCGGGATGACCTTCCGTGAGATCGCCGACGTCGGCCCGTGGAAGGCGAACAACGTCCACGCGATCAGCCGTGCCTCCTGGGCCGCCAACCGACCCGAGGAGAGCAAAGGCTGA
- a CDS encoding restriction endonuclease — MTSPDVGVPTYDQLLWPTINALRDLGGSGAISEINERVIELEKFSPEQQDQLHGDGPRTEIEYRLAWARTYLKMMGLTDNSSRGVWTLSEPGRSVDRADIPKIHAEAKRAWAAERAEKARKPADSEPKATYEQATSDDGEKDQEIAWKEELLEAVMAMPPDAFERLARRLLREAGFISVNVTGGTGDGGIDGLGIYRLSLVSFPVFFQCKRYKGSVSPSAVRDFRGAMAGRGDKGLLITTGSFTSAAQKEATRDGAPPVDLIDGDRLCDLLREYNLGVKVEIVQHEKAIVNRRFFDDI, encoded by the coding sequence GTGACGAGCCCTGACGTCGGTGTGCCGACATACGATCAGCTGCTCTGGCCGACGATCAACGCACTGCGCGATCTTGGAGGGTCCGGCGCGATCTCGGAGATTAATGAACGAGTCATCGAGCTGGAGAAGTTTAGCCCAGAGCAGCAAGATCAGCTACATGGAGACGGGCCGCGGACGGAGATCGAGTATCGGTTGGCCTGGGCTCGTACCTATCTGAAGATGATGGGCTTGACCGACAATAGCAGTCGTGGCGTTTGGACGTTGTCGGAACCAGGGCGCTCCGTTGACAGGGCAGATATTCCCAAGATCCATGCTGAAGCCAAGCGTGCTTGGGCCGCTGAACGTGCCGAGAAGGCGCGCAAGCCGGCCGATTCAGAACCCAAGGCCACCTACGAACAGGCGACGTCGGACGACGGAGAAAAAGACCAGGAAATCGCCTGGAAAGAGGAATTGCTCGAAGCGGTGATGGCGATGCCGCCCGACGCATTCGAGCGCCTTGCTCGCCGGCTCCTCCGGGAGGCCGGGTTTATCAGCGTCAATGTCACCGGCGGCACCGGCGATGGTGGCATCGATGGGCTGGGAATCTACCGTCTCTCGCTCGTCAGCTTCCCGGTATTCTTCCAATGTAAGCGGTACAAGGGAAGTGTTTCTCCGAGCGCTGTCCGAGATTTCCGGGGGGCGATGGCGGGCAGGGGAGATAAAGGGCTTCTGATCACGACGGGATCGTTCACCTCTGCCGCTCAAAAGGAGGCAACCCGCGACGGCGCTCCTCCGGTTGATCTGATCGACGGGGATAGACTCTGTGACCTCCTTCGTGAATACAACCTTGGAGTCAAGGTGGAGATCGTCCAGCACGAAAAGGCCATAGTTAACCGAAGATTCTTTGACGACATTTGA
- a CDS encoding HD domain-containing protein produces MEVAVAERLASELLTPLGDRWRHVQAVAAAAWEVSAAVDPEERDLLVAAAWLHDIGYAPPIGHLRFHPVDGARFLESHDAPKRLCALVAHHSCARYEAEERGLTAELSAWELEVSPVMDALCAADMTTGPQGQRFTFDERIAEILSRYGDGSIVHRSVTRARADLQATVERTTARLVAVQPR; encoded by the coding sequence GTGGAGGTAGCGGTTGCTGAGCGGTTGGCGAGCGAGCTGCTGACCCCGTTGGGGGATCGGTGGCGGCATGTGCAGGCCGTGGCGGCGGCTGCTTGGGAGGTGTCCGCGGCCGTCGATCCGGAGGAGCGTGACCTGCTCGTCGCGGCGGCCTGGCTGCATGACATCGGGTACGCCCCGCCGATCGGTCACCTACGGTTCCACCCCGTGGACGGCGCCCGGTTCCTCGAATCCCACGATGCGCCGAAGCGGCTGTGCGCGCTGGTCGCGCATCACTCGTGTGCCCGGTATGAAGCCGAGGAGCGGGGGCTGACGGCGGAGCTCTCCGCGTGGGAGCTGGAGGTGTCGCCGGTGATGGACGCGCTGTGCGCCGCGGATATGACGACGGGGCCACAGGGCCAGCGGTTCACCTTCGACGAACGGATCGCGGAGATCCTGTCCCGCTACGGCGACGGCTCGATCGTCCACCGGTCGGTCACCCGGGCTCGGGCGGACCTGCAAGCCACCGTGGAACGCACGACCGCACGGCTCGTGGCGGTTCAGCCGAGGTAG
- a CDS encoding NUDIX hydrolase — translation MARIDYFNDPNAPKANSVVPSVTAVVTDEAGRILMVHKTDNNLWALPGGGMDLGESITDAAVRETKEETGIDIEVTGLIGVYTNPRHVLAYDDGEVRQQFSLCFTTRNLGGELRTSSETKEVKFVAPEDLDGLNIHPSMRLRIDHYLENRATPYLG, via the coding sequence TTGGCACGGATCGACTACTTCAACGACCCGAACGCCCCCAAGGCGAACAGCGTCGTCCCGTCCGTCACCGCCGTGGTCACCGACGAGGCCGGGCGGATCCTCATGGTCCACAAGACCGACAACAACCTGTGGGCCCTGCCCGGCGGCGGCATGGACCTCGGCGAGTCCATCACCGACGCCGCCGTCCGCGAGACCAAGGAAGAGACCGGCATCGACATCGAGGTGACCGGACTCATCGGGGTCTACACCAACCCCCGGCATGTCCTGGCCTACGACGACGGCGAGGTCCGCCAGCAGTTCTCGCTCTGCTTCACCACCCGCAATCTTGGCGGAGAGCTACGCACCTCGAGCGAGACGAAGGAGGTCAAGTTCGTCGCGCCCGAGGACCTGGACGGGCTGAACATCCACCCATCGATGCGCCTCCGCATCGATCACTACCTGGAGAACCGGGCCACGCCCTACCTCGGCTGA
- a CDS encoding helix-turn-helix domain-containing protein, with protein sequence MADALARRDIGTVFKIYRQWTGATQTQIAAVCGLPQSHVSDIMNGRRQVTSLEIFERIADGIGIPRGRIGLAERPGAVPEPRTEPGSPAADVPSDVVRVYPSRAAVPAELWRTLFAGARHQVDVLVIAGLFLPDGHADFTAVLRRKGAEGVNIRYALGDPDSPAVALRGDEEGIGDGLAARTRITLTYLASLRDAPGIELRLHATTLYNSIYRFDGDMLVNTHVYGAPAAHSPVMHLRAQPGGLFDHYAASFERIWATTEGA encoded by the coding sequence ATGGCCGACGCACTCGCCCGCCGCGACATCGGCACCGTCTTCAAGATCTACCGCCAGTGGACCGGCGCCACCCAGACGCAGATAGCCGCCGTGTGCGGCCTGCCGCAGTCCCACGTCAGCGACATCATGAACGGCCGCCGCCAGGTCACGAGCCTGGAGATCTTCGAGCGCATCGCCGACGGCATCGGCATCCCCCGCGGACGCATCGGGCTTGCCGAAAGACCGGGCGCCGTCCCCGAGCCCCGGACCGAGCCCGGGTCGCCGGCCGCGGACGTGCCGAGCGATGTCGTGCGCGTCTACCCCAGCCGCGCCGCCGTTCCCGCCGAGCTGTGGCGGACGCTGTTCGCCGGTGCGCGTCACCAGGTCGACGTCCTCGTCATCGCTGGCCTGTTCCTCCCCGACGGGCACGCCGACTTCACCGCCGTTCTCCGCCGCAAAGGCGCCGAAGGCGTGAACATCCGCTACGCCCTGGGGGACCCGGACTCCCCCGCCGTCGCCCTGCGAGGCGACGAGGAGGGCATCGGTGACGGACTCGCCGCCCGAACCCGGATCACCCTCACCTACCTGGCATCGTTGCGCGACGCGCCCGGAATCGAGCTGCGGCTACACGCCACCACGCTCTACAACTCCATCTACCGTTTCGACGGCGACATGCTGGTGAACACCCACGTCTACGGCGCCCCCGCCGCGCACTCCCCCGTCATGCACCTACGCGCCCAGCCCGGCGGACTCTTCGACCACTACGCCGCCAGCTTCGAACGCATCTGGGCCACCACCGAAGGAGCCTGA
- a CDS encoding helix-turn-helix domain-containing protein, giving the protein MTSERGVPPYTARGKVEGENWQAVADALNARMNQKRMGQQALATASGVSVATLRQLQRGAHGRRVQDATLAAIARALDWPDDHLVRVLVPGKQPEQPAAATSGRRAGRGGAGTGTDRQILAVLLRIEQRLADLSERIAPAGAAGATQPGRARGNDDGPTPAE; this is encoded by the coding sequence GTGACAAGCGAACGGGGGGTTCCGCCGTACACGGCGCGAGGCAAGGTCGAGGGTGAGAACTGGCAGGCTGTCGCCGACGCCCTCAACGCCAGGATGAACCAGAAGCGGATGGGACAGCAAGCACTCGCCACCGCATCCGGCGTGTCCGTCGCGACGCTTCGCCAACTCCAGCGCGGAGCCCACGGCCGCCGGGTCCAGGACGCCACGCTGGCCGCCATCGCCCGCGCCCTGGACTGGCCGGACGACCACCTGGTCCGCGTGCTCGTTCCCGGCAAGCAGCCGGAGCAGCCGGCAGCAGCGACATCAGGCCGCCGCGCGGGCCGAGGAGGGGCAGGAACCGGCACCGACCGGCAGATTCTCGCCGTCCTGCTCCGGATCGAACAGCGTCTCGCCGACCTCTCGGAGCGCATCGCGCCCGCCGGAGCAGCCGGAGCGACCCAGCCCGGCCGCGCCCGAGGCAACGACGACGGGCCGACCCCGGCGGAGTAG
- a CDS encoding tyrosine-type recombinase/integrase has product MPSTTPGSSNGRRKERRKRANGQGSIYQRGDGLWVGAAYVLMPDGTTKRRPVYGKSEEIVRGKLTELQANSDQGIPADATGWTVERFLTVWLAQTVKPNRQPNTYVTYEKAVRLYLIPGLGKKRLNRLSGADVRQFIRRTETTCRCCEMGRDKARPEQERRCCAVGQCCNRRPSKRQVQVVHAVLRNALQAAVREELIRRNVAKLVQVSTPRYNVDRGLTVEQAHRLLDEAAGNRLYALLVLALFLGMRRGELLGLQWSDIDTDRETLTIRHTLQRVGGELRLLPPKTEDSERTLSLLGLVADALTEHRKLQQAERDAAGDRWVTTDHVFTTKIGTAIEPDNLRRFWMPLRQAAGLDGVVFHGLRHTCVTLLLDLGVPPHIVRDIAGHSAIEVTMTIYAHASMGEKRRALGRLDGHLTGPRP; this is encoded by the coding sequence ATGCCCAGTACCACCCCCGGCTCGTCGAACGGCCGGCGCAAGGAGCGCAGGAAGCGCGCCAACGGCCAGGGCTCCATCTACCAGCGCGGAGACGGCCTGTGGGTCGGCGCGGCCTACGTCCTGATGCCTGACGGGACGACCAAGCGGCGGCCGGTCTACGGCAAGTCGGAAGAGATCGTCCGCGGCAAGCTCACGGAGCTTCAGGCCAACTCGGATCAGGGCATTCCGGCGGACGCCACCGGATGGACCGTCGAACGCTTCCTGACGGTCTGGCTCGCGCAGACGGTGAAGCCGAACCGTCAGCCGAACACCTATGTCACCTATGAGAAGGCGGTTCGGCTGTACCTCATCCCGGGGCTCGGGAAGAAGCGGCTGAACAGGCTGAGCGGTGCGGACGTCCGGCAGTTCATCCGGCGGACGGAAACCACCTGCCGGTGCTGCGAAATGGGCAGGGACAAGGCGCGGCCGGAACAGGAACGGCGCTGCTGCGCGGTCGGCCAGTGCTGCAACCGCCGTCCATCGAAGCGTCAGGTTCAGGTCGTGCATGCCGTGCTCCGCAACGCGCTCCAGGCGGCGGTGCGCGAGGAACTGATCCGACGGAACGTGGCGAAGCTCGTCCAGGTCTCGACCCCTCGTTACAACGTCGACCGGGGTCTGACCGTCGAGCAGGCACACCGGCTTCTCGATGAAGCTGCCGGCAATCGGCTGTATGCGCTGCTGGTCCTGGCGCTGTTCCTCGGGATGCGCCGCGGGGAGCTGCTCGGGCTCCAGTGGTCGGACATCGACACCGACCGGGAGACGCTGACGATTCGGCACACGCTCCAGCGGGTCGGCGGGGAGCTGCGGCTGCTGCCGCCGAAGACGGAGGACTCGGAGCGCACGCTGTCGCTCCTGGGCCTGGTGGCCGACGCACTCACCGAGCATCGCAAGCTCCAGCAGGCGGAACGGGACGCGGCCGGCGACCGCTGGGTGACGACGGACCACGTCTTCACCACGAAGATCGGAACGGCGATCGAACCGGACAACCTGCGCCGCTTCTGGATGCCGCTGCGTCAGGCGGCCGGGCTCGACGGGGTCGTGTTCCACGGGCTGCGGCACACCTGCGTGACGCTGCTCCTGGACCTCGGCGTGCCGCCGCACATCGTCCGTGACATCGCGGGCCACTCGGCGATCGAGGTGACGATGACGATCTACGCGCACGCCTCGATGGGGGAGAAGCGGCGGGCTCTGGGCCGGCTCGACGGCCACCTGACCGGGCCCCGACCCTGA
- a CDS encoding single-stranded DNA-binding protein produces the protein MLETTITLVGNLVDDPDHRMTANGASICTFRLASTPRRFDRSESRWVDGTTLFLRVSCWRQLADNVAASLVRGDRALVYGRLRQRSFETGEGERRVTYEIDADAVGTELTWHAARSERLARRPGSAVVAAAATDVPSDPSALVGSALVGSEHGALAGFPVAGADADADAAGAASAATAMASMAEGPPEGSGRLQGAGAAPGEPRPSAVTVGDSPWQSFPSSHDLS, from the coding sequence ATGCTCGAGACGACCATCACGCTTGTCGGCAACCTGGTCGACGATCCGGATCATCGGATGACGGCCAACGGTGCGTCGATATGCACCTTCCGCCTCGCATCGACGCCCCGCCGGTTCGATCGTTCCGAGAGCCGCTGGGTCGACGGAACCACGCTGTTCCTGCGGGTCTCCTGCTGGCGCCAGCTCGCGGACAACGTCGCTGCCAGCCTCGTCCGGGGTGATCGCGCGCTCGTCTACGGCAGGCTGCGGCAGCGGTCGTTCGAGACGGGCGAAGGGGAACGGCGGGTTACCTACGAGATCGACGCGGATGCGGTCGGAACCGAGCTCACCTGGCATGCGGCTCGCTCGGAGCGACTTGCCCGTCGCCCGGGCTCCGCGGTGGTGGCGGCGGCCGCGACGGATGTTCCCAGTGATCCGTCCGCTCTGGTGGGATCCGCTCTGGTGGGATCCGAGCACGGCGCTCTGGCCGGCTTCCCGGTCGCCGGTGCGGATGCGGATGCGGATGCGGCCGGAGCGGCATCCGCCGCGACGGCCATGGCGTCGATGGCCGAGGGACCGCCGGAGGGTTCCGGGCGGCTCCAGGGCGCGGGTGCGGCGCCCGGCGAACCGCGCCCGTCCGCGGTGACGGTCGGCGATTCCCCCTGGCAGTCGTTTCCCTCCTCCCATGACCTGTCCTGA
- a CDS encoding glycosyltransferase family 39 protein codes for MVGTWRASRTDLRPLRPRALGTVPWMSSRHEMGQTGPVSVEPGTEPQAPFDVIDAQVVVSPGLESGLAHGTPGSVVVAAPRGDAVPRGNTGLGGNTGLGGDAEPRNDTPRSRPDGEQPPAGPPASDAARGRRTPVQRLRVRLASISGPARYVMVLAVLSAAVAVVLRHTVFPFLSVNNDEGIYLLHARTLAEGRLFPPAPDPARSYLPWLGTVVGDHYVLKYTPFVPAIFAIGIVLTGSIDPALAMIVMAAVVVTYLLGVELFGSRRTAALAATLLALSPLVILQSAMVLSYLPTLVLLQVTVLGVLRGRRRRRAAPVVVAGLALGVAAAVRPYDVVLLLAPLAIWLLLTSTGGRCWLGRWLLCGLAAPVALVLLSNAAATGDPLRLPFTLLEPDDKLGFGVRKLYPGDGRHDFGLLEGLRSVGDHLWLFGGWACGGVVLAGCAIVVAARRQLSAPAALLGAGGLLFLGGYVGFWGAWNAAELWGGIRYVGPFYLVPVLIPLVHLGAEGLVRAGEAVFARGRRLGLIAVAGTGAAILALTAVVLVGAVRANLTLTGHDRDLSAMLDRLPGDPLVFVAANPPFLGHPTPVTANGPKLEDPVLFAVSRGVDDLIVAADHADRPAYLLRLASAYDRSPASPSTARVERLAVRSGRRVAVTLRVDAAPAGARSARVVLTEGVRRLSIPVHPRIPTSMILTVDADGLDTTDVISITSIANIAGGMDSTGIVTDRNDSGRSRVHSGSLGRPSASTVRDGRGTSITVAYYATSPSGREHFLDQQVLPVRLAARDGSRPDGSRPAAGPPVTVLGSLGEVDEVGEGRRPPLRIIIDDRRG; via the coding sequence ATGGTGGGGACCTGGAGGGCGAGTCGGACCGACCTGCGTCCGCTGCGGCCGAGGGCGCTGGGTACCGTGCCGTGGATGAGCAGCCGGCACGAGATGGGGCAGACGGGGCCTGTCTCCGTCGAACCCGGGACAGAGCCGCAGGCGCCCTTCGACGTCATCGATGCGCAGGTTGTCGTGAGTCCCGGCTTGGAGAGCGGCCTTGCGCACGGGACACCCGGATCGGTGGTCGTCGCCGCGCCCAGGGGTGACGCCGTGCCCAGGGGTAACACTGGGCTCGGGGGTAACACTGGGCTCGGGGGTGACGCCGAGCCCCGGAACGACACGCCGCGGTCCCGGCCGGACGGAGAACAACCGCCGGCCGGGCCGCCGGCCTCCGACGCCGCTCGCGGTCGGCGGACTCCCGTCCAGCGGCTGCGCGTTCGTCTCGCGAGCATCTCGGGGCCCGCTCGGTACGTGATGGTGCTCGCCGTTCTGAGCGCGGCGGTCGCCGTCGTCCTCCGGCACACCGTGTTCCCGTTCCTGTCGGTCAACAACGACGAGGGCATCTACCTCCTGCATGCCAGGACCCTCGCCGAGGGCCGCCTGTTCCCGCCCGCCCCGGACCCGGCACGGTCCTACCTGCCGTGGCTGGGAACCGTTGTCGGCGATCACTACGTGTTGAAGTACACGCCCTTCGTACCCGCGATCTTCGCAATCGGCATCGTGCTGACGGGAAGCATCGATCCGGCGCTTGCAATGATCGTCATGGCGGCGGTCGTCGTCACCTACCTGCTGGGCGTCGAGCTGTTCGGTAGCCGGCGGACCGCGGCGTTGGCGGCGACCCTGCTCGCCCTCTCCCCGCTGGTGATCCTGCAGAGCGCGATGGTGCTGAGCTACTTGCCGACCCTGGTGCTGCTGCAGGTGACCGTTCTGGGGGTGTTGCGGGGACGGCGCCGCCGACGGGCGGCACCGGTGGTCGTCGCGGGCCTCGCCCTCGGCGTGGCGGCGGCGGTGCGGCCGTATGACGTCGTCCTGCTCCTGGCTCCGCTCGCGATCTGGCTGCTCCTGACCTCCACGGGCGGGCGCTGCTGGCTGGGCCGGTGGCTGCTTTGCGGGCTCGCCGCGCCCGTGGCGCTTGTCCTGCTCAGCAACGCCGCTGCCACCGGTGACCCGTTGCGGCTGCCGTTCACGCTCCTTGAACCCGACGACAAGCTCGGCTTCGGGGTGCGCAAGCTGTATCCCGGCGACGGCAGGCACGACTTCGGCTTGCTCGAAGGGCTGCGGTCGGTCGGCGACCACCTGTGGCTGTTCGGCGGCTGGGCCTGCGGGGGAGTGGTGCTGGCCGGCTGCGCGATCGTCGTGGCGGCTCGGCGGCAGCTGTCCGCACCCGCCGCGCTCCTGGGTGCGGGTGGGCTGCTCTTCCTGGGCGGATACGTCGGCTTCTGGGGCGCGTGGAACGCGGCCGAGTTGTGGGGCGGCATCCGCTACGTCGGCCCTTTCTACCTGGTCCCGGTGCTCATCCCGCTCGTCCACCTCGGCGCGGAGGGCCTGGTCAGGGCCGGCGAAGCCGTCTTCGCCCGCGGGCGAAGACTCGGGCTCATCGCCGTCGCGGGGACCGGCGCCGCCATCCTGGCGCTCACGGCCGTCGTCCTGGTCGGGGCGGTGCGCGCCAACCTCACGCTCACCGGGCACGACCGTGACCTCAGCGCGATGCTGGACCGGCTGCCGGGCGATCCGCTCGTGTTCGTCGCGGCGAACCCGCCGTTTCTCGGGCATCCCACTCCGGTGACCGCGAACGGGCCGAAGCTCGAAGATCCTGTGCTGTTCGCCGTGTCGCGGGGGGTCGACGATCTCATCGTGGCCGCTGACCACGCGGACCGCCCGGCCTATCTGCTCCGCCTGGCATCGGCCTACGACCGCTCACCCGCCTCGCCCTCCACCGCGCGGGTCGAACGGCTGGCGGTCAGGAGCGGCAGGCGGGTGGCGGTGACCCTGAGAGTGGATGCCGCGCCCGCGGGCGCCCGTTCCGCCCGCGTCGTGCTCACCGAGGGTGTCCGCCGCCTGTCGATTCCGGTCCATCCGCGGATCCCCACCTCGATGATCCTCACCGTCGACGCGGACGGCCTCGATACCACCGATGTCATCAGTATCACCAGTATTGCCAACATCGCTGGCGGCATGGACAGCACCGGAATCGTGACTGACCGCAACGACTCCGGTCGGTCCCGGGTGCATTCCGGATCCCTCGGCCGTCCGTCGGCAAGCACCGTGCGGGACGGTCGGGGCACCTCCATCACCGTGGCCTACTACGCGACGAGCCCTTCCGGACGGGAACATTTCCTCGATCAGCAGGTGTTGCCCGTGCGGCTGGCCGCACGGGACGGTTCCCGGCCGGACGGTTCCCGGCCGGCTGCCGGCCCGCCGGTCACCGTGCTCGGATCCCTCGGGGAGGTCGATGAGGTCGGCGAGGGACGTCGGCCGCCGCTGCGCATCATCATCGATGATCGTCGAGGCTGA
- a CDS encoding DUF1254 domain-containing protein has protein sequence MLASDHRLGLAAEAFIFGYPLVSNVRLSVRTAAEGIGPIRPAGYNAFAHETEPPAPLSCFVSVDNDALCSVAEVDLTPGPLVLRIPDTPDRYSVMIFMDAWRNNFAYVGRRTTGGRGGRYLLVPPGWTGSAPASLARIEAPTRLLTLINRFGFDGPADIAAVSRLQEELDLSPLDSEARRAEGPPEHSKRVCDDLRFWEELRIWLRAYPPSRAEAEYARHFTSLGILDDPSPYVDPNPGLAWSLRTGLRAGRDKLERVAHAGRALTNGWVSTPHALDFNLDRLGPGTIDDPAWRISDRAQARLARAMAARLPRGATHGYEEIQASRAIDTDGRQLSGAHRYLLELVPPPQAAFWSLTMYDAPEYYLVENPLHRYSLRSGDRDLRRGPDGSVRILLQSDPPEDGGPLDNWLPAAVGDFRPVLRIYEPGADVLDGTYVLPPIRRIDRSPGQPIIRTTVHRGVGAPGQAGHPGGQVSLDDHR, from the coding sequence ATGCTCGCGAGTGACCATCGGCTCGGGCTGGCGGCCGAGGCGTTCATCTTCGGATATCCCCTGGTCAGCAACGTCCGGCTGAGCGTACGGACGGCGGCTGAGGGAATCGGGCCAATCCGGCCCGCCGGGTACAACGCCTTCGCTCACGAGACGGAACCGCCCGCGCCACTGTCCTGCTTCGTCAGCGTCGACAACGACGCCCTGTGCTCGGTGGCCGAGGTCGACCTCACGCCGGGTCCGCTGGTCCTGCGGATCCCCGACACGCCGGATCGTTACAGCGTTATGATCTTCATGGACGCCTGGCGGAACAACTTCGCCTACGTGGGACGGCGAACCACCGGCGGACGAGGTGGGCGCTATCTGCTCGTCCCGCCGGGCTGGACGGGCAGCGCGCCCGCGTCGCTGGCCCGCATCGAGGCACCGACCCGGCTGCTGACGCTGATCAACCGGTTCGGCTTCGACGGCCCGGCGGACATCGCGGCGGTGTCCCGGCTGCAGGAGGAACTGGACCTGAGCCCGCTGGATTCCGAGGCCCGCCGCGCGGAGGGACCGCCGGAACACTCGAAGAGGGTCTGTGACGACCTCCGGTTCTGGGAGGAGCTACGCATCTGGCTGCGCGCCTATCCTCCGTCGCGGGCCGAGGCCGAGTACGCCCGCCACTTCACCTCACTCGGGATCCTCGACGATCCTTCGCCGTACGTCGACCCCAACCCGGGCCTCGCCTGGTCCCTGCGCACCGGGCTGCGCGCCGGCCGCGACAAGCTCGAACGGGTGGCGCACGCCGGCCGGGCGCTGACGAACGGCTGGGTGAGCACCCCGCATGCCCTCGACTTCAACCTGGACCGACTCGGACCGGGCACGATCGACGATCCGGCCTGGCGGATAAGCGATCGGGCACAGGCCCGTCTCGCCCGGGCGATGGCCGCCCGACTGCCGCGGGGTGCGACACACGGCTATGAGGAGATCCAGGCGAGCCGTGCCATCGACACGGACGGCCGCCAGCTGAGCGGGGCCCACCGGTACCTGCTGGAGCTGGTGCCGCCGCCGCAGGCCGCGTTCTGGTCGCTGACGATGTACGACGCGCCCGAGTACTACCTCGTCGAGAATCCCCTGCACCGGTATTCCCTGCGGAGCGGCGACCGCGATCTGCGCCGCGGTCCGGACGGCTCGGTGCGCATCCTGCTCCAGAGTGATCCCCCGGAGGACGGCGGGCCGCTTGACAACTGGCTGCCCGCGGCGGTCGGCGATTTCCGGCCCGTCCTACGGATCTACGAGCCGGGGGCCGACGTCCTCGACGGAACGTACGTGCTCCCTCCCATCCGCCGCATCGACCGATCACCGGGCCAGCCGATCATCAGGACGACCGTTCACCGGGGCGTCGGGGCGCCGGGGCAGGCAGGTCACCCGGGCGGGCAGGTCAGCCTCGACGATCATCGATGA